In Phyllopteryx taeniolatus isolate TA_2022b chromosome 13, UOR_Ptae_1.2, whole genome shotgun sequence, the following are encoded in one genomic region:
- the plk4 gene encoding serine/threonine-protein kinase PLK4 isoform X1 translates to MYHHMVANCSDSPDDEEERLCYIRELNIEDFEVLTLLGKGSFACVYRAKSLKTGQEVAIKMIDKKLMCKAGLVQRVRQEVEIHCRLKHPSIVELYNFFEDENYVYLVLEMCHNGEMNRYLKERKVPFSEEEARLFMDQIVNGMLYLHTNHIIHRDLTLSNLLLTNNMEIKIADFGLATQLKLPNEKHYTMCGTPNYIAPEVVTRGPHGLESDVWSLGCMLFAFLTGRPPFDMDTLKHTLSKVVFGEYKMPNHISQQAQDLIHQLLQRDPALRPTLPTVLDHPFMTRGLKGESKQLGQGVFSSMDSGIANISTGFTSSTSGSSGSRLQSKMRHAVGSALPSRMAAVPGLSLQSSRPCFEDGLQWQQQYQQQQQQQPLSLDRFHNEGRGKPPYRGGSDQPLSRYPHTTHSSDHSGSSGPLQGPGQAEQGRYHSEESLTGAGRRLFPLSSTPHSFSDRGQTPSPPVKQSANSGYFLSTKTAHPPDLYQDVEGVTNWLKNDGCGLGPADRSAHSSSRSSLTFHSDRGQGSWMEKPVNLNRPQPSGLDVYQRANIPGAHFQPPHCASASSSSSSQLPSAKADVGKEKTTLRDLVPPLCASRLKPFRKKAKNTLVTLLDTGEVCIEVLTCQNGQERVKVVLRLSSDGSMATIYKPNGGKGFPVLDWPPAPPEDPEDIHICSYEDLPEKYWKKYQYASKLLQLAKSSTPKVTLYTKYAKVMLMENSPNGDLEVFFYDGAKSHKTSELLRVVEKSGKSYTVRGEAGLSGLSAESRVYAELSGKAHRLCLALEAAITLEEQREKVPFFPITIGRRPVIPDSQFSSSLPSQPAPADQLPKITPSMNSYDAADFSSGSLSKKSSPACQDVLQNTQNQVIKSVFVPNMGWASELTSGGVRVLFNDGSQLLVQLGFPSFEYTSPEGRVTRYKENENFPKHVLEKVQCLNTILEWLHNPPFHHPQAH, encoded by the exons ATGTACCACCACATGGTAGCCAACTGCTCTGACTCCCCTGACGATGAAGAGGAGAGGTTGTGTTATATTCGTGAGCTCAATATTGAG GATTTTGAAGTCCTGACCCTCCTTGGCAAAGGCTCCTTTGCCTGTGTTTACCGGGCAAAATCTCTCAAGACGGGTCAAGAGGTTGCCATCAAAATG ATTGACAAGAAATTGATGTGCAAAGCTGGGTTGGTCCAGCGTGTAAGACAAGAGGTAGAGATTCACTGCCGCTTAAAGCACCCTTCGATAGTTGag CTGTACAACTTCTTTGAAGATGAGAACTACGTCTActtggttttggagatgtgccATAACGGGGAGATGAACCGCTACCTGAAAGAGCGCAAGGTGCCATTTTCTGAGGAAGAAG CAAGACTCTTCATGGATCAGATCGTGAACGGGATGCTCTACTTGCACACTAACCACATCATTCATCGGGATCTGACTTTGTCCAACCTGCTGCTCACCAATAACATGGAAATTAAGATCGCAGACTTCGGCCTGGCAACTCAACTCAAACTCCCCAACGAGAAGCACTACACCATGTGCGGGACGCCCAACTATATCGCCCCCGAGGTGGTAACCCGCGGCCCTCATGGCCTGGAATCGGACGTATGGTCCCTGGGCTGTATGCTCTTCGCCTTCCTCACGGGCCGCCCTCCGTTTGACATGGACACGCTCAAGCACACGCTTTCCAAGGTGGTATTTGGGGAGTACAAAATGCCCAACCACATTTCTCAGCAGGCCCAGGATCTGATCCATCAGCTGCTGCAGAGAGATCCCGCCCTTCGGCCCACCCTGCCCACGGTGCTGGACCATCCTTTTATGACCCGGGGGCTGAAGGGCGAGTCCAAACAGCTGGGCCAGGGTGTCTTCTCCTCCATGGACAGTGGTATTGCCAACATTTCCACAGGCTTCACCTCCTCCACGTCAGGCAGCAGCGGCAGCCGCCTCCAGAGCAAGATGAGGCACGCCGTGGGCTCGGCCCTGCCCAGCCGCATGGCGGCCGTGCCCGGTCTCTCACTCCAGTCCAGCCGGCCCTGTTTTGAAGATGGACTCCAGTGGCAGCAGCAatatcagcagcagcagcagcagcagccgctTTCGCTGGACAGGTTTCACAATGAAGGCAGAGGCAAGCCGCCTTACAGAGGAGGGAGTGACCAGCCCCTTTCCCGCTACCCACATACAACCCACTCCTCAGACCACTCTGGCTCCTCTGGACCGCTTCAAGGGCCCGGTCAGGCCGAGCAGGGCCGGTATCACTCAGAAGAATCACTGACAGGCGCCGGAAGACGACTCTTCCCTTTGTCCTCCACTCCTCATTCATTCTCTGACCGTGGGCAGACACCGTCACCTCCTGTCAAGCAGTCTGCAAA TTCAGGGTACTTCTTATCCACAAAGACGGCACATCCACCAGACCTCTATCAAGATGTGGAGGGAGTTACTAACTGGCTCAAAAACGATG GTTGTGGTCTGGGGCCCGCTGACAGAAGCGctcacagcagcagcaggagcagccTCACTTTCCACAGCGACAGAGGACAGGGCTCGTGGATGGAAAAGCCCGTAAACCTGAATCGCCCCCAACCCTCCGGCCTGGACGTGTACCAGAGAGCGAATATACCCGGAGCCCACTTCCAGCCTCCTCACTgcgcctccgcctcctcctcctcctcctcacagcTGCCCTCAGCTAAAGCCGACGTAGGCAAGGAGAAGACGACGCTGAGGGATCTTGTCCCGCCTCTGTGCGCCTCCAGACTGAAGCCCTTCAGAAAGAAGGCCAAAAATACTCTT GTGACCCTCCTAGACACGGGTGAGGTGTGCATCGAGGTCTTAACGTGCCAAAATGGACAGGAGAGGGTGAAGGTTGTCCTTCGGCTTTCCTCTGATGGATCAATG GCGACGATATACAAGCCCAATGGCGGGAAAGGTTTTCCTGTGCTGGACTGGCCGCCTGCTCCCCCGGAAGATCCAGAAGATATTCACATTTGCAGTTATGAGGATCTCCCAG AAAAATACTGGAAGAAGTACCAGTATGCCTCGAAGTTGTTGCAGCTGGCCAAGTCCAGCACCCCCAAAGTGACGCTTTACACCAAGTACGCAAAGGTCATGTTGATGGAGAATTCCCCCAACGGCGATTTGGAGGTCTTCTTCTACGACG GGGCAAAGAGCCACAAGACATCGGAGCTGCTGCGCGTGGTGGAGAAGAGCGGCAAGTCGTACACGGTGAGGGGCGAGGCGGGCTTGAGCGGCCTGAGCGCCGAGAGCCGCGTCTACGCTGAGCTGTCGGGGAAGGCCCACCGCTTGTGTCTGGCGCTGGAGGCCGCCATCACGCTGGAGGAGCAACGCGAGAAGGTTCCTTTCTTCCCCATCACCATCGGAAG GAGGCCCGTCATCCCCGACTCTCAGTTCTCGTCGTCACTTCCCTCCCAGCCTGCGCCTGCTGATCAACTTCCAAAAATCACTCCTTCG atGAACTCCTATGACGCCGCTGACTTCAGCTCGGGCAGCTTGAGTAAGAAAAGCTCCCCCGCGTGCCAGGATGTCCTGCAGAACACGCAAAACCAAGTGATAAAATCCGTTTTTGTGCCCAACATGGGTTGGGCCTCGGAG CTGACCAGTGGCGGAGTGCGGGTGCTTTTCAACGACGGCTCTCAACTGTTGGTACAGCTCGGATTTCCCAGCTTCGAGTACACGTCTCCTGAGGGACGTGTCACCAG ATACAAGGAGAACGAGAATTTTCCCAAGCACGTGTTGGAGAAGGTGCAATGCCTCAACACCATCCTCGAGTGGTTGCACAACCCGCCATTTCATCATCCGCAAGCACATTAA
- the plk4 gene encoding serine/threonine-protein kinase PLK4 isoform X2, translating to MSDLIGAKRADFEVLTLLGKGSFACVYRAKSLKTGQEVAIKMIDKKLMCKAGLVQRVRQEVEIHCRLKHPSIVELYNFFEDENYVYLVLEMCHNGEMNRYLKERKVPFSEEEARLFMDQIVNGMLYLHTNHIIHRDLTLSNLLLTNNMEIKIADFGLATQLKLPNEKHYTMCGTPNYIAPEVVTRGPHGLESDVWSLGCMLFAFLTGRPPFDMDTLKHTLSKVVFGEYKMPNHISQQAQDLIHQLLQRDPALRPTLPTVLDHPFMTRGLKGESKQLGQGVFSSMDSGIANISTGFTSSTSGSSGSRLQSKMRHAVGSALPSRMAAVPGLSLQSSRPCFEDGLQWQQQYQQQQQQQPLSLDRFHNEGRGKPPYRGGSDQPLSRYPHTTHSSDHSGSSGPLQGPGQAEQGRYHSEESLTGAGRRLFPLSSTPHSFSDRGQTPSPPVKQSANSGYFLSTKTAHPPDLYQDVEGVTNWLKNDGCGLGPADRSAHSSSRSSLTFHSDRGQGSWMEKPVNLNRPQPSGLDVYQRANIPGAHFQPPHCASASSSSSSQLPSAKADVGKEKTTLRDLVPPLCASRLKPFRKKAKNTLVTLLDTGEVCIEVLTCQNGQERVKVVLRLSSDGSMATIYKPNGGKGFPVLDWPPAPPEDPEDIHICSYEDLPEKYWKKYQYASKLLQLAKSSTPKVTLYTKYAKVMLMENSPNGDLEVFFYDGAKSHKTSELLRVVEKSGKSYTVRGEAGLSGLSAESRVYAELSGKAHRLCLALEAAITLEEQREKVPFFPITIGRRPVIPDSQFSSSLPSQPAPADQLPKITPSMNSYDAADFSSGSLSKKSSPACQDVLQNTQNQVIKSVFVPNMGWASELTSGGVRVLFNDGSQLLVQLGFPSFEYTSPEGRVTRYKENENFPKHVLEKVQCLNTILEWLHNPPFHHPQAH from the exons GATTTTGAAGTCCTGACCCTCCTTGGCAAAGGCTCCTTTGCCTGTGTTTACCGGGCAAAATCTCTCAAGACGGGTCAAGAGGTTGCCATCAAAATG ATTGACAAGAAATTGATGTGCAAAGCTGGGTTGGTCCAGCGTGTAAGACAAGAGGTAGAGATTCACTGCCGCTTAAAGCACCCTTCGATAGTTGag CTGTACAACTTCTTTGAAGATGAGAACTACGTCTActtggttttggagatgtgccATAACGGGGAGATGAACCGCTACCTGAAAGAGCGCAAGGTGCCATTTTCTGAGGAAGAAG CAAGACTCTTCATGGATCAGATCGTGAACGGGATGCTCTACTTGCACACTAACCACATCATTCATCGGGATCTGACTTTGTCCAACCTGCTGCTCACCAATAACATGGAAATTAAGATCGCAGACTTCGGCCTGGCAACTCAACTCAAACTCCCCAACGAGAAGCACTACACCATGTGCGGGACGCCCAACTATATCGCCCCCGAGGTGGTAACCCGCGGCCCTCATGGCCTGGAATCGGACGTATGGTCCCTGGGCTGTATGCTCTTCGCCTTCCTCACGGGCCGCCCTCCGTTTGACATGGACACGCTCAAGCACACGCTTTCCAAGGTGGTATTTGGGGAGTACAAAATGCCCAACCACATTTCTCAGCAGGCCCAGGATCTGATCCATCAGCTGCTGCAGAGAGATCCCGCCCTTCGGCCCACCCTGCCCACGGTGCTGGACCATCCTTTTATGACCCGGGGGCTGAAGGGCGAGTCCAAACAGCTGGGCCAGGGTGTCTTCTCCTCCATGGACAGTGGTATTGCCAACATTTCCACAGGCTTCACCTCCTCCACGTCAGGCAGCAGCGGCAGCCGCCTCCAGAGCAAGATGAGGCACGCCGTGGGCTCGGCCCTGCCCAGCCGCATGGCGGCCGTGCCCGGTCTCTCACTCCAGTCCAGCCGGCCCTGTTTTGAAGATGGACTCCAGTGGCAGCAGCAatatcagcagcagcagcagcagcagccgctTTCGCTGGACAGGTTTCACAATGAAGGCAGAGGCAAGCCGCCTTACAGAGGAGGGAGTGACCAGCCCCTTTCCCGCTACCCACATACAACCCACTCCTCAGACCACTCTGGCTCCTCTGGACCGCTTCAAGGGCCCGGTCAGGCCGAGCAGGGCCGGTATCACTCAGAAGAATCACTGACAGGCGCCGGAAGACGACTCTTCCCTTTGTCCTCCACTCCTCATTCATTCTCTGACCGTGGGCAGACACCGTCACCTCCTGTCAAGCAGTCTGCAAA TTCAGGGTACTTCTTATCCACAAAGACGGCACATCCACCAGACCTCTATCAAGATGTGGAGGGAGTTACTAACTGGCTCAAAAACGATG GTTGTGGTCTGGGGCCCGCTGACAGAAGCGctcacagcagcagcaggagcagccTCACTTTCCACAGCGACAGAGGACAGGGCTCGTGGATGGAAAAGCCCGTAAACCTGAATCGCCCCCAACCCTCCGGCCTGGACGTGTACCAGAGAGCGAATATACCCGGAGCCCACTTCCAGCCTCCTCACTgcgcctccgcctcctcctcctcctcctcacagcTGCCCTCAGCTAAAGCCGACGTAGGCAAGGAGAAGACGACGCTGAGGGATCTTGTCCCGCCTCTGTGCGCCTCCAGACTGAAGCCCTTCAGAAAGAAGGCCAAAAATACTCTT GTGACCCTCCTAGACACGGGTGAGGTGTGCATCGAGGTCTTAACGTGCCAAAATGGACAGGAGAGGGTGAAGGTTGTCCTTCGGCTTTCCTCTGATGGATCAATG GCGACGATATACAAGCCCAATGGCGGGAAAGGTTTTCCTGTGCTGGACTGGCCGCCTGCTCCCCCGGAAGATCCAGAAGATATTCACATTTGCAGTTATGAGGATCTCCCAG AAAAATACTGGAAGAAGTACCAGTATGCCTCGAAGTTGTTGCAGCTGGCCAAGTCCAGCACCCCCAAAGTGACGCTTTACACCAAGTACGCAAAGGTCATGTTGATGGAGAATTCCCCCAACGGCGATTTGGAGGTCTTCTTCTACGACG GGGCAAAGAGCCACAAGACATCGGAGCTGCTGCGCGTGGTGGAGAAGAGCGGCAAGTCGTACACGGTGAGGGGCGAGGCGGGCTTGAGCGGCCTGAGCGCCGAGAGCCGCGTCTACGCTGAGCTGTCGGGGAAGGCCCACCGCTTGTGTCTGGCGCTGGAGGCCGCCATCACGCTGGAGGAGCAACGCGAGAAGGTTCCTTTCTTCCCCATCACCATCGGAAG GAGGCCCGTCATCCCCGACTCTCAGTTCTCGTCGTCACTTCCCTCCCAGCCTGCGCCTGCTGATCAACTTCCAAAAATCACTCCTTCG atGAACTCCTATGACGCCGCTGACTTCAGCTCGGGCAGCTTGAGTAAGAAAAGCTCCCCCGCGTGCCAGGATGTCCTGCAGAACACGCAAAACCAAGTGATAAAATCCGTTTTTGTGCCCAACATGGGTTGGGCCTCGGAG CTGACCAGTGGCGGAGTGCGGGTGCTTTTCAACGACGGCTCTCAACTGTTGGTACAGCTCGGATTTCCCAGCTTCGAGTACACGTCTCCTGAGGGACGTGTCACCAG ATACAAGGAGAACGAGAATTTTCCCAAGCACGTGTTGGAGAAGGTGCAATGCCTCAACACCATCCTCGAGTGGTTGCACAACCCGCCATTTCATCATCCGCAAGCACATTAA
- the itpk1b gene encoding inositol-tetrakisphosphate 1-kinase, whose translation MQTFLKGRRVGYWLSEKKMKKLNFHAFADLCRKRGIEVVQLDLSQPLEEQGPLDVIIHKLTDLILEADQNDSQAVLLVQRVQDYIDAHPETIVLDPLPAIRTLLDRCKSYQLIHRIESCMQDERICSPPFMVLNTECNPDVLEQIRKHGLTFPFICKTRVAHGTNSHEMAIIFSEDDLKDVKPPCVIQSFINHNAVLYKVFVVGDSYTVVERPSLKNFPAGPADRKAIFFNSHNVSKPESSSDLNSRENVEGVSQPPSDDVIRELSRSLRQALGVSLFGIDVIINNQTGQHAVIDVNAFPGYEGVPEFFGDLLNHISSVLPSHVGPSDPPPASEPPKGVSGPAAADTPPWIVEGDAGLKGARHQRLGCSSPMSPNFQQHCVSTIATKASSQ comes from the exons TTGGACCTCAGCCAGCCTCTGGAAGAGCAGGGTCCCCTGGACGTCATCATCCACAAACTGACGGACCTCATCCTGGAGGCAGACCAGAATGATTCTCAGGCTGTGCTGCTTGTgcaaagagtgcag GACTACATCGACGCCCACCCCGAGACCATCGTCCTGGATCCCCTGCCAGCTATCAGGACTCTGCTGGACCGCTGCAAATCTTACCAGCTCATCCACAGGATAGAAAGCTGTATGCAAG ATGAGAGGATTTGCTCTCCTCCGTTTATGGTGCTCAACACCGAGTGCAACCCGGATGTGCTCGAGCAGATCAGGAAGCACGGACTCACGTTCCCCTTCA TTTGCAAAACTCGAGTGGCTCATGGAACCAACTCCCATGAG ATGGCTATTATCTTCAGTGAGGATGACCTGAAGGATGTAAAGCCCCCCTGCGTCATTCAGAGCTTCATCAACCACAATGCAGTGCTCTACAAGGTGTTTGTTGTGGGGGACTCGTACACGGTGGTGGAGAGGCCCTCCCTCAAGAATTTCCCCGCCGGACCTGCAG ACAGGAAAGCCATTTTCTTCAACAGCCACAACGTTTCCAAGCCGGAGTCGTCCTCAGACTTAAACTCG AGGGAGAACGTAGAGGGTGTATCTCAGCCTCCAAGCGACGACGTCATCCGAGAACTGTCCAGGTCCTTGCGGCAGGCGCTGGGCGTGTCCTTGTTCGGCATCGATGTCATCATCAATAACCAAACTGGCCAACATGCCGTCATCGACGTCAATGCCTTCCCAG GTTACGAGGGCGTCCCCGAGTTCTTCGGCGACCTGCTCAACCATATCAGCAGCGTGCTCCCGAGCCACGTCGGCCCCTCCGACCCCCCTCCCGCCAGCGAGCCGCCCAAAGGCGTGAGCGGCCCCGCGGCCGCCGACACCCCCCCGTGGATCGTGGAGGGCGACGCGGGACTGAAGGGTGCGCGTCATCAGCGGCTGGGCTGCAGCTCGCCCATGTCGCCCAACTTCCAGCAGCACTGCGTGTCAACTATTGCCACCAAGGCCTCCTCCCAGTGA